Proteins encoded in a region of the Salmo trutta chromosome 34, fSalTru1.1, whole genome shotgun sequence genome:
- the LOC115173682 gene encoding proline-rich protein PRCC: MSLVAYASSDDSDSETSSSIVPGSKPGGLFARLPAPKISASEALGNVRPGKGATHASSRNTVSSDGEEDSVTRSQAFKGGLLFDLPKPKKRTEPVKITIPEIKRGDSDSDEDEPRRKKSLPQGPGTGLSSLLPQPKNVVVKEMQRALVPHTLTKRPEPKKTTKPSLGSSQGHASASASPSAIKAAAKSAALQLARQIAAEESDEELAPENYFSLGESSKPLPAVIPSLNLDPVPTSGLLPAPASIQRGTFQSDAPLDFSANQEGAWGGQQLGAYQQPSAEPQGYYNEAYYQDPESDPALPEPEQPSSSALFDDEAFMRLQGKRNRGKEEVKFLEIKGDDQLSGNQQWMTKSMTEEKQERKSFSKKKGDQPTGQQRRKHQITYLIHQAKERELELKNSWADNKLTRRQTQAKYGF, translated from the exons ATGTCTTTGGTAGCGTATGCTAGCAGTGATGACAGTGATTCAGAAACCTCTAGTTCCATCGTCCCGGGGAGCAAACCTGGGGGACTTTTCGCACGCCTTCCTGCCCCAAAAATATCTGCCTCAGAGGCACTAGGAAACGTGCGACCAGGCAAAGGGGCAACACACGCATCATCACGGAACACTGTATCAAGCGATGGCGAAGAGGACTCAGTTACCCGTTCTCAAGCATTCAAAGGAGGGTTGCTTTTCGATTTACCTAAGCCGAAGAAGCGAACAGAGCCTGTCAAAATCACTATACCTGAGATAAAAAGAGGGGAT TCTGACTCTGATGAAGATGAACCAAGGAGAAAGAAATCCCTGCCCCAG GGCCCTGGCACTGgcctttcctccctcctgcctcAGCCCAAAAATGTGGTTGTGAAGGAGATGCAGAGGGCCCTAGTGCCTCACACCCTCACCAAGCGGCCGGAGCCAAAGAAAACCACAAAGCCCTCTTTAGGATCCTCCCAGGGCCACGCCAGTGCTAGTGCATCCCCCTCCGCCATTAAAGCAGCAGCCAAGTCGGCTGCCCTGCAGCTAGCGAGGCAGATAGCTGCTGAGGAAAGTGACGAGGAACTGGCCCCAGAGAACTACTTCTCCCTGGGAGAGAGCTCCAAACCTCTCCCTGCTGTGATCCCCAGCCTGAACCTGGATCCTGTCCCCACCTCAGGCCTGCTACCCGCTCCTGCAAGCATACAGCGTGGTACCTTCCAGTCAGACGCCCCTCTGGACTTTAGTGCGAACCAAGAGGGAGCTTGGGGAGGTCAACAGCTAGGGGCGTACCAACAGCCCTCGGCAGAGCCTCAG GGCTACTACAACGAGGCTTACTACCAGGATCCTGAGTCTGACCCAGCGTTGCCTGAGCCAGAGCAACCTAGCTCCTCCGCCCTGTTTGATGATGAAGCG TTCATGAGGCTGCAGGGGAAAAGGAACAGGGGCAAGGAAGAGGTGAAGTTCCTGGAGATCAAGGGAGATGATCAGCTGAGTGGCAACCAGCAGTGGATGACCAAGAGCATGACTGAGGAGAAGCAGGAGCGCAAGTCCTTCAGCAAG AAAAAGGGAGACCAACCCACAGGGCAACAGCGACGCAAGCACCAGATCACATACCTCATCCACCAG GCAAAGGAGCGAGAGCTGGAGCTGAAGAACAGCTGGGCCGACAACAAGCTGACTCGCCGGCAAACACAGGCAAAATACGGCTTCTAA
- the LOC115173683 gene encoding hepatoma-derived growth factor, which produces MPRSNRQKEYKPGDLVFAKMKGYPHWPARINELPEGAVKSPSNKYQVFFFGTHETAFLGPKDLFPYEEGKEKFGKPTKRKGFSEGLWEIENNPTVIHEPAGYELAKETPAEGAVEAAGPRKGNAEGSSDEDEGTLIIDEKTDRGGAKRKAGDSVESSPKRPKDTDSKGDSKVDSKKSDTELKLNDKAGPKPTALSSAGEPKPESQAKPPTEAQLTSEKPVTDSA; this is translated from the exons ATGCCGAGGTCGAATAGGCAAAAAGAATACAAGCCTGGGGATCTCGTGTTTGCGAAAATGAAGGGTTATCCACATTGGCCCGCGAGG ATTAATGAGTTACCCGAAGGAGCAGTCAAGTCCCCCTCCAACAAGTACCAAGTGTTCTTCTTTGGGACACATGAGAC GGCATTCCTGGGTCCCAAGGACTTGTTCCCCTATGAGGAGGGCAAGGAGAAGTTTGGCAAGCCCACCAAGAGGAAAGGCTTCAGTGAGGGTCTATGGGAAATTGAGAACAACCCTACGGTGATACACGAACCCGCaggttatgag CTGGCAAAGGAGACCCCAGCAGAGGGGGCGGTGGAGGCAGCTGGGCCGCGAAAGGGGAATGCAGAAGGAAGCAGTGATGAGGACGAAGGGACCCTCATCATCGATGAGAAGACCGACAGGGGAGGGGCCAAGAGGAAAGCTGGGGATTCTGTCGAG AGCTCTCCTAAACGACCTAAGGACACAGATAGCAAAGGTGACTCGAAGGTGGATAGCAAGAAGTCTGACACCGAGCTGAAGCTCAATGACAAGGCAGGGCCTAAGCCCACAGCGCTGTCTTCTGCGGGTGAACCAAAGCCAGAGAGCCAAGCAAAACCACCGACCGAGGCCCAATTAACATCAGAGAAG CCTGTGACTGACAGTGCTTAA